The DNA region CGCCCCTTACTGGAAAAAGCTCCTCCGCTCCGGCACCCCCGTCGGCCGCCTCTTCTACGCCCCCGAATCCGCCAAGCTCTCCACCGCCGAGATCTGGGACGCCATCAAGGCCAACACCCTCAAGCTCCCCAACACCATCTCCATCGACCGCGAGGGCCGCGTCTTCCTCACTCCCCACCAGGTCCGCTACACGCTCAACCCCAAGCTCCAACGCCCGTCCTTTGAACGCCTCGTCTCCGGCGTCGCCGGCCGCGGCTACCTCGACAAGGTCCAGCTCCGCCACGAGACCGACCTCCTCACCATCCCGCCCCGCTCCGGCATACTCACCAGCTGCTCCCTGTATTTGAAAGAGCACTTCGTCCTCCTCAATCGCGGCGAAGGCAACTTCGGCATCCACACCAGCGCCGTCCTCCTCGACCCGATCAAGACTTTCGGCACGAACATCATGCTGGAAATCTACAACACCGGCGACCAGCCCGTCGTGAACCCCGTCGTCTCCGTCGAGATCTTCCGCGCCCCCGAACCCTCCGATGCCGAGGCCAAAACCCTCCAGAAAAAACGTGTCCGTCTCCAGGCCACCGCATCCGAGATCTACAAGTGTCTCGACGAAAACCCGCCGAAGGACGCCCCCGAATCCGCCAAACCCAAGGCCCGCATCACGGTTAAAGGCCAGAGTTCCACGATGGAAAACTACTCCATCTTCCTCAACGCCGGCGCCGTGGCCGACGCCGCCGCCCTCAAAGCCCGCCTCGCCCCGGCCAACCCCGCCGGCGCCTCCTGCGGCTTCCGCACCATGATCCAGGCGCTCGACGCCGCCCCCGAAGACGCCGACACGCTCGTCACCGATTACTTCCCCAATCTCCTCGAAGAAATCGAACTCCTCACCCGCCTCCCGCAGCTCAAACTCAAGCGCGTCATCTTCCGCAAACCCTCCCGCACCCACGGCTTCTTCCTCTCCAACAACGCCCACGCCCGCCTCGAGACTTTCGACGCCGTCGGCCTCGATGTTTACTGGCTCAACGAGGCGATGAACGAGCTCTACCTCCACACCTACAAGAAAGAGCACGGCTTCTTCGTCCGCGACGAACAGGTCCGCAAATTCCGCGAATCCACCATCCTCGCCTTCTACGGCTCCGCCGTCGGTCTCGACCAGGCCGATACGGATCGCATCTCCGGCCTCATCGAAAAACTCACCGGCTTCATCG from Nibricoccus aquaticus includes:
- a CDS encoding LOG family protein translates to MNQDQFWTSQDGQILTVRPKDDNAVSLTLAFWPRHPAEFDFLKSHLAHLDFTERSTLARIGIEMLVTGKPTVDGNRILLEVEAFIYDHSFPNAPYWKKLLRSGTPVGRLFYAPESAKLSTAEIWDAIKANTLKLPNTISIDREGRVFLTPHQVRYTLNPKLQRPSFERLVSGVAGRGYLDKVQLRHETDLLTIPPRSGILTSCSLYLKEHFVLLNRGEGNFGIHTSAVLLDPIKTFGTNIMLEIYNTGDQPVVNPVVSVEIFRAPEPSDAEAKTLQKKRVRLQATASEIYKCLDENPPKDAPESAKPKARITVKGQSSTMENYSIFLNAGAVADAAALKARLAPANPAGASCGFRTMIQALDAAPEDADTLVTDYFPNLLEEIELLTRLPQLKLKRVIFRKPSRTHGFFLSNNAHARLETFDAVGLDVYWLNEAMNELYLHTYKKEHGFFVRDEQVRKFRESTILAFYGSAVGLDQADTDRISGLIEKLTGFIGRDVGVLTGGGGGVMRLATDQARGKGAMTGACFLELEAQPPELGVDFFNTFQETGRHNRQKWFEIADFCIFNVGGMGTLEEIGIELCNLKLGIRPRVPYVFYNARFWNDLKKQIREMIRTKRAPSWMADYILFTDDPDEVVAFYRKSLKVL